The uncultured Carboxylicivirga sp. genomic interval AAAACAGATTCGCACACTACGTTTTTGGACGACTCGTTTAAAAACGAGAGTTCATTTGATGAATTAATCAAACCTTACAAAGACACCATCGATTCAAAAATGTATAAGGTTATTGGACATGCAGCCCAAACTTTAGATAAAGCACAGCCCGAAGGTTTGTTAACTAACTTTATTTCAGATTTGATTTTAGAAGAATCTCAAATTATAAGTGCTGAAAAATCACTTCCTAAACCAGAAATGGCCTTAATGAATTTCAAAGGATTAAGAACCATAATAAACGAAGGCCCCATTACCGTTAATAATATCTTTCAATTAATGCCTTTCGAAAACGAGGTGGTTTTGGTAACACTTAGTAAAGAACAAACCATCGAGTTTCTAAATTACATAGCAAGTGAAGGTGGTGATGGCATTGCCGGGGCAAAGTTTAAAATTAAAGATGGCAAAGCCACTAATATCAAAATTGATGGTAAACCTTTAAACAAATCGGAATATGTAATTGCAACTTCCGACTATTTATCGAAAGGAGGTGATCATTATACTATTTTTACGCAAGGATCGATAACCGAGACAAAAGTAAAACTACGGGATATGATAATCGATCATATCACAAAATTGGAAGAAAAAGGATTGAAAGCAGATGCTAAACTGGATAACAGAATTACATTATGATACAGAACAGACGCAAATTTATTAAACAATTAGGAGCTGGCACATTAACTGCAGCTGTGGTTCCTCAACTACTTTCTTGTTCAAAAAAAGAAGTGCGCTTAACCGTTCTGCATACCAATGATGTACACAGTCAGATAGAACCATTACCAGCCGATCATCATGAATATCCTAACGGAGGAGGTTTTGCCAAACGAGCTGCTTTAGTTGAAAAAATCAGGCAAGAAAACGACAATGTTCTACTTTTAGATTGTGGAGATATTTTTCAGGGAACACCTTACTTTAATTTTTATAAAGGTGAGCTTGAAATAAAACTGATGAGTAAAATGGGTTACGATGCCAGTACCATTGGTAATCATGAATTTGATAATGGCATTGAAGAATTATCCAAGCAAATTAAAAAAGCCAACTTCCCATTTATTTGTAGTAACTACGTTTTTGATAATACCCCTCTTGAAGGATTAACAATCCCTTATAAAACCTTTATTAAAGGGCCTCTGAAAATTGGTATTATGGGCTTAGGTATAGAGTTGGATGGCCTTGTTAACAACGATCGCTTTGGCAATACCCAATATATCGATCCCATTGAAGTGGCTAACAATACCGCTAAACTATTGAAAGAAAAAGAGAAGTGCGATTACATCATTGCTTTGTCTCACCTTGGATTTGATTATGCTTACGACAAGGTTTCGGATAAAAAAATTGCCGAAAATACGAGCGATATCAACATGATATTAGGTGGCCATACGCATACATTTATGAAAGAGCCTGCAATAGCTATAAATAAAGTAGGTAAAGAAGTGATTATTAATCAGGTTGGTAAATCAGGTATTTTCTTAGGCAGACTTGACGTTACCTTTTCAACCGAAAACAAGCAACCAACTGTTTTGAATATCATGTATCAAGTCTGATAAAATATAACTATTCTGGCATTCACCAATAATATAGCAAAATTTTTTCGCCAATTTAATAAAGGAACTTCACTTTAATCATCGTAGTTTAAAAGAGTATAATAAAGGCTGTTCAAAAATTAATAACAGCCTTTTAATATGATGTTTATTTTACCTAAGACATTTTAACATTTGCGACTTAAGCAAATATTAAATTTGTGAATGCCAGTTTGTTAAATCACTAAATTAATACCTTAGTTGCTTCCAAGGCCCCATAGATCCATCCTCTTGTCTCATTCTGACCTTACGATCTTTCTCTTCTCTAAATAGCTGTCCTTCTTCATCATACCACTGTGCATTATTAGTAACGATATAAGAGCTTGATTTTGATTCATCAAGACCATCATCCTTAAGCCTATAAACTATCTCGCAATCACGCTTTTCATTAAACTCACCTGTTGATTTATACCTTTTAAGCTGATACTTTGACAACCACTCCATCTCATCATATTCACAGGTTAATATCTCCGAAAGAGTATTATCTTCAAAAAACTCATTTTTAACAGATTTACCTGTATCATCTAACAATACTATATATTTTGTTACAGTAGAACTTCCTTTACCATAATGAAAATTTTTAGTGTCAGTTATGGTTATTGTATTAATATCTGCTTCAATTTTCACAACACTACTCCTCTCAACAATTTCTTTATCCTTTTTCTTTGTTTTCTCACGATAAATGGTATTACTAATTATCATCGTTTTGTTATCTGGATATGATATTTCTGTTGCTGCTATTTTGTATGCAAACAAAAGTTTAGCATCCTTATTTAAGGAAGTCCTTCTTTCTATTATCTTTTCAGCACTTTTTACGCGTCCTTCAGAATCATATTTTAATTTTGAATTTGCCCAAATAAAAATCTTTTTTGATGTTGTATATCTATTATATGCAAAAGAAACTTCTCCATTTGGATTAAGAGCTCTTCTCTTATTTAATACCATTCTGCCATTTTCAAAATTCATGGGTGTAACTGAGCAGATATTTGAAAATAATATTCCATCATTAGATTTTCCTATATAAAACCCGCTTACTTGACCAATATTTGCCATTACAAAGTCTGTCATTCGTTTAACCAAAACCTCTTTCTCATTATTTGTCAACTCATTATTAAAATTTTGAGCATCTATAACTGCAGGGTTAAAAACAATTAAGAAAATAACAATTGCTGCAATAATAATTTTTCTCATCCTAAAAAATTGAAGTTATTAGTAAATTATAGCTTATATTAAACAAATATATAATTAAAATTCTATATAATACATTGCAATTATTATATATTCTTATTCTATACATATTGATGATTTAATTATAACAAAAACATCCCCATTTGCATGCCATTATAAATAACAGAAAGCTTACTCTCAACAATCTTGTAGGTATTATTTTTTAGTCCTTTTTGACAATTTTCAATTAATATATTTTGAAAATTCTATATTATTTTTTTTAATAACTTTATATGCAAAAAAATGAATTAATCCTATTTCTTAATTCATTAGCATAAAAAAAAGGTTGCCTAGTAAGACAACCTTCATATCCAATGTAATATTTTTTTACTCAATAGGTAACTGACGCTTAAAGCTTTCATCCAACGAAATAATGGTTTCGGTAGCTGAAATACCTGCAATAGACTGCAACTTATCGTGCAAAATACGCTTCAAATGCTCATTACTCTTAGCATAAATTTTAATAAACACTGCGTACTGACCAGTTGTATAATGACATTCAACAATTTGTGGGATATCTTCTAACATCTTCACCACTTTATCGAACAAACTAGCTTTTTTAAGAAAGATTCCCATAAAAGCACATGTATGATATCCTATTTTTGTTGGATTAATGATAAACTCAGAGCCTTTTATAACGCCCATATTCATTAAACGTTGTATACGTTGATGAATAGCAGCACCTGATACCTTACATTCACGCGCAACTTCCAAAAATGGAATACGAGCATTTTTAGTAATCAGTGACAAAATCTTTTTATCTAAGTTATCGATTTGTGAATTACTCTCCATACTAATTTTGACAATTGTTAGAATTTGTAAATAAATTTACGCTTTCATTAATAATTTGGTACAAAATTAATCTATATAAATTTAATATCCAATGATAAGATATTGAAATGTGAAAATTTTAACTTTGAAAAACAGTTAACCATACCAATTTTCAAACACAACATCACCCAATATGTCAATACATTAACATCAAAACATCACTAACACTGCACCGATACAACATTAATCTATAAGTACCAAAAGTCATAATTTGTTAATCCATTACTAAACTTCCCGAAGTTGGAAATTGATAAACCCGTAAATCAAATTCGGGTAATATAGCAAGTATATGATCCATAATATCAGCCTGAATTGATTCATAATTACCCCATGCCTGATCGTTACTAAAAACATAGAATTCAATAGGCAAGCCTTTTTCTGTTGGTTGTAAGTGTCGCACTAAAAAAGTCATTTCGCTATGAATTTTAGGATGATGATGCAAATACTCTTCAAGGTACTTACGAAACAATCCAATGTTGGT includes:
- a CDS encoding 5'-nucleotidase, which produces MFKNKKHYTHANFVFVLLLSSLLSCNNAHYSSSKTDSHTTFLDDSFKNESSFDELIKPYKDTIDSKMYKVIGHAAQTLDKAQPEGLLTNFISDLILEESQIISAEKSLPKPEMALMNFKGLRTIINEGPITVNNIFQLMPFENEVVLVTLSKEQTIEFLNYIASEGGDGIAGAKFKIKDGKATNIKIDGKPLNKSEYVIATSDYLSKGGDHYTIFTQGSITETKVKLRDMIIDHITKLEEKGLKADAKLDNRITL
- a CDS encoding metallophosphatase is translated as MIQNRRKFIKQLGAGTLTAAVVPQLLSCSKKEVRLTVLHTNDVHSQIEPLPADHHEYPNGGGFAKRAALVEKIRQENDNVLLLDCGDIFQGTPYFNFYKGELEIKLMSKMGYDASTIGNHEFDNGIEELSKQIKKANFPFICSNYVFDNTPLEGLTIPYKTFIKGPLKIGIMGLGIELDGLVNNDRFGNTQYIDPIEVANNTAKLLKEKEKCDYIIALSHLGFDYAYDKVSDKKIAENTSDINMILGGHTHTFMKEPAIAINKVGKEVIINQVGKSGIFLGRLDVTFSTENKQPTVLNIMYQV
- a CDS encoding Lrp/AsnC ligand binding domain-containing protein, encoding MESNSQIDNLDKKILSLITKNARIPFLEVARECKVSGAAIHQRIQRLMNMGVIKGSEFIINPTKIGYHTCAFMGIFLKKASLFDKVVKMLEDIPQIVECHYTTGQYAVFIKIYAKSNEHLKRILHDKLQSIAGISATETIISLDESFKRQLPIE